DNA sequence from the Gordonia polyisoprenivorans genome:
CCACCCGTTCTTCGCCCACATGGGTGTCTCGTAGTTACTGATCATCACCACGTCGAACTCACCACCGCCGGTGGCCACCGACGCGGTGATCTTCGCGCGCGCTTCGTTTTCCGAGAGCGTGACGAAGCGGACCTTGGTACCCGGGTTCTCCTGCTCGAACTGGCCGGACAGCTTGATCGCGTCCTGCATCTGCGAATTCGAGACCATCGCGACCGTCACTTCGCGGCCACCGCCACCGGTGAGTGAGCCGGCACCGGCGCATCCGGTGGCCAGCAGACCGATCGTGGCGGCCAAGGCCACCAGACCGGCCTTGCCGCGACGGCGTGACGGGGAGAGATGCCCGCGCGGGAATCTCGCTCGTAGGGATCTCACTGCTGACCTTCCTGTTGTGAGACAAGCCATTCCGCGGTCGGTACGTCGGTGACCAGGATGGTCGCGTGGCCGCCGCGGAGTGCGCCGAGAATGGATTCGGCCCGGTGGGTGCCACCGGATATCAAGATCGCCGTGGGGCAGGCCTTCACCGCGTCGAGGGGGACCGAGACGGTCCGCTCCACCAGACTCGATTCGACGGCGATGCCCTGTGCGTCGTAGAAGCGCCCGCCGATCTCGCCGACCGCGCCGAGCTCGAGCAGTTCGTCGAGGACGATCGCATCGATGAATGCGCCCTCGAACAGGGTCGTCGACGTCGAGACCGAGCCCACTCCGAAGAGCATCACCTGCGCGCCACGTGCTGCCGACAGAGCTTGGGAGACAACCGAATCACGATTGAGGGCGGCGACGGTGTCGGGGTCGACGAACAACGGTGCGACCAGGCGCAGCGGCTGCGCGTGCAGACGCTCGGAGAAGCGGGCCAGCGCGTGGTCGACGCCGGTGTGGTACTCGACGGAGGTCATCGAGCCGTCCATCTGCACCACGCGTTGCGCCGCCGCGTTGGCGGTCATCGCGTCGGCGGTCGCGACCTGCTCAGGGCCCCAGGTGAATCCGAAGGTGTCGGCGGGTTGGATGCGCCGCGACAGGACCGACGCGCCCGCTCGGCCGAGGGCGGCGTTGCCCGAGGCGGTGCCGTCGGCGACCTCGTCGATGATCAGCACCTCGTCGAGACCGAAGATCTGCTCCACCGTGCGTTCGAGGTCGGTGTGAATCGACGCCGACAGATGCTCGGGAGCGGTCACCGACACCTGGACGAGCCCCTGAGCACGTGCTCGCGCGATGAGCCGCCCGGCCGTCGGACGTGACACCCCGAGTCGGCCGGCGATGTCGGCCTGCGTCAGTCCCTCGAGGTGATACATCGTGGCCGCTCGCACGAGCAGCCGCAGAT
Encoded proteins:
- a CDS encoding sugar-binding transcriptional regulator; the protein is MPDGPPKRPATGRGAAGRPAADTGQDLRLLVRAATMYHLEGLTQADIAGRLGVSRPTAGRLIARARAQGLVQVSVTAPEHLSASIHTDLERTVEQIFGLDEVLIIDEVADGTASGNAALGRAGASVLSRRIQPADTFGFTWGPEQVATADAMTANAAAQRVVQMDGSMTSVEYHTGVDHALARFSERLHAQPLRLVAPLFVDPDTVAALNRDSVVSQALSAARGAQVMLFGVGSVSTSTTLFEGAFIDAIVLDELLELGAVGEIGGRFYDAQGIAVESSLVERTVSVPLDAVKACPTAILISGGTHRAESILGALRGGHATILVTDVPTAEWLVSQQEGQQ